One Deinococcus cellulosilyticus NBRC 106333 = KACC 11606 DNA segment encodes these proteins:
- a CDS encoding NAD-dependent epimerase/dehydratase family protein — translation MTILVTGGTGFVGGALVQHLLKDHRSIRVLARTPEKAHPLKALGVEVVKGDVLDAASVKSAMRGVDVLYHVAAVYDMWMPNKSDIIRIAVEGTKNVLQAALDAGVKRVVYTSSYNTIGEAPGTVGTEETVHRGYHYAVYEQAKVESERVALSFVQKGLPVVIVNPGNVYGPGDFKPTGQLLLQILKGQLPGVVDGTYNYVYIDDVARGHILAAEKGQVGERYLLSGPAMRVKDYMNLGRKLMGMGPVMELPYHLTLGLGYLLEGLSKITRRPPWVPVDMVRISRHGIHTDGSKAVRELGLEYTPVEVGLPRTLEWYHRQGILKKAPLQRVDL, via the coding sequence ATGACCATTCTGGTGACTGGTGGGACCGGATTCGTGGGTGGGGCACTGGTGCAACACCTCCTGAAAGACCATCGCAGCATTCGGGTGCTGGCCCGCACCCCTGAAAAAGCACACCCCCTGAAGGCCCTCGGGGTCGAGGTGGTGAAGGGGGATGTGCTGGACGCTGCAAGCGTGAAGTCGGCCATGCGGGGGGTGGACGTCCTGTACCATGTGGCCGCAGTCTATGACATGTGGATGCCGAACAAATCCGACATCATCCGCATCGCTGTGGAAGGCACAAAAAATGTGCTGCAGGCCGCCCTGGACGCCGGGGTCAAAAGGGTGGTCTACACCAGCAGTTACAACACCATCGGTGAGGCCCCAGGGACAGTGGGCACCGAAGAGACCGTGCATCGGGGTTACCATTACGCCGTGTATGAACAGGCCAAGGTGGAATCTGAACGGGTGGCCCTTTCATTTGTTCAGAAGGGCCTTCCTGTGGTGATTGTGAATCCCGGGAATGTGTATGGTCCAGGGGATTTCAAGCCCACAGGGCAGCTTTTGCTGCAGATCCTGAAAGGCCAGTTGCCGGGTGTGGTGGATGGCACCTACAACTATGTCTACATTGATGATGTGGCAAGAGGGCACATCCTGGCCGCAGAAAAAGGACAGGTGGGGGAACGTTACCTGCTGTCTGGCCCGGCCATGCGGGTGAAAGACTACATGAATCTGGGCCGCAAACTGATGGGCATGGGACCGGTGATGGAGTTGCCTTATCACCTCACCCTGGGGCTGGGGTACCTGCTGGAAGGCCTGTCCAAAATCACCCGGAGGCCGCCCTGGGTTCCCGTGGACATGGTGCGGATCAGCAGACATGGGATTCATACAGATGGTTCAAAAGCCGTGCGTGAACTGGGCCTGGAGTACACCCCTGTGGAGGTGGGCCTGCCCAGAACCCTGGAATGGTACCACCGCCAGGGCATCCTGAAAAAAGCGCCGCTGCAAAGGGTGGACCTCTGA
- the xpt gene encoding xanthine phosphoribosyltransferase: protein MQSLKDRILSEGQSLGSGILKVDAFINHQLDPQLTREMGEHFAAHFQDYGATRILTAEVSGIAPAYATGLVMNLPVVYARKKKPVTMNGTTYQASAVSRTKGDVVTLSVSSDYIAPEDRVLIIDDFLARGVTIKALVDIVEQAGAQLVGIGTIIEKSFEGGRTLLESLGIEIYSLAIIDSLDDGKIKVR, encoded by the coding sequence ATGCAGAGCCTCAAAGACCGTATTCTCAGTGAAGGCCAGAGCCTCGGGAGTGGCATCCTCAAGGTGGATGCGTTCATCAACCACCAGCTGGACCCGCAACTCACCCGTGAAATGGGCGAGCATTTTGCCGCGCACTTTCAGGATTACGGGGCGACCCGCATTCTGACGGCAGAAGTGAGTGGGATTGCCCCTGCATATGCGACAGGCCTGGTGATGAACCTTCCGGTGGTGTATGCCCGCAAGAAGAAGCCTGTGACCATGAATGGCACCACCTATCAGGCGAGTGCGGTGAGCCGCACCAAGGGGGATGTGGTGACCCTGAGTGTCAGTTCGGATTACATTGCCCCAGAAGACCGGGTGCTGATCATTGATGACTTCCTGGCCCGTGGGGTGACCATCAAGGCCCTGGTGGACATCGTGGAGCAGGCCGGAGCCCAGCTTGTGGGGATCGGGACCATCATCGAGAAGAGTTTTGAAGGGGGGCGCACCTTGCTGGAGAGCCTGGGCATTGAGATCTACAGTCTGGCGATCATTGACAGCCTGGATGATGGAAAAATCAAGGTCCGGTGA
- the ftsH gene encoding ATP-dependent zinc metalloprotease FtsH translates to MNLRGLNYWWVFLVVAILAIMISVAVRNTPSSAVSIGEFQKQLQSQNIQSVTLIPEGATTEAQATLKDGKTVITVRTLNNDPMLSTRALQEYGVNINIQPLSNFNWWNLILPLTSVGVFILLILWMNRSVRANSDAGVTQFSKSRAHVLTEGSIKLTFSDVAGCEEAKYELQEVVEFLRNPERFHALGARIPHGILLVGPPGSGKTLLAKAVAGEARVPFFSISGSDFVEMFVGVGAARVRDLFEQAKKAAPCIVFIDEIDAVGRKRGLNVGGGNDEREQTLNQLLVEMDGFESKHDIIILAATNRPDVLDNALLRPGRFDRQVVVDAPDVKGREQILRIHARKKPLDPSVDLHVVATRTPGMVGADLENLLNEAALITARAGRKRINMKDIDEAADRVVMGPARKSRVISDKDKKVTAYHEVGHALAAEKLPNADRVHKLTIVPRGRAAGYMMPMPEDRMHYSQGVLEDMIAVALAGQVAEEIIFGEITTGASSDFQKATNIARKMVTEWGMSPLLGKIAHQVENETYLGGYQDAKNYSEETARQIDHEVKRIIDTQYGKIKVILEEYKPVMHTVVETLMTRETLSGEEFRILLKGGQLPDEEDDSGKESNPPFTPKLNPGGV, encoded by the coding sequence ATGAACCTCAGGGGACTCAATTATTGGTGGGTGTTTCTGGTGGTGGCCATCCTCGCGATCATGATCAGCGTGGCGGTCCGCAACACCCCGAGCAGTGCAGTCAGCATTGGCGAATTCCAGAAGCAGTTGCAGAGCCAGAACATCCAGTCGGTCACCCTGATTCCAGAAGGTGCAACCACTGAGGCTCAGGCCACCCTCAAAGACGGCAAGACCGTCATCACCGTTCGCACCCTCAACAACGATCCCATGCTCAGCACCCGTGCCCTGCAGGAATACGGTGTGAACATCAACATCCAGCCCCTCAGCAACTTCAACTGGTGGAACCTGATCCTGCCCCTCACCTCGGTGGGTGTGTTCATCCTGCTGATCCTCTGGATGAACCGCAGCGTCCGGGCCAACTCAGACGCTGGCGTGACCCAGTTCAGCAAGTCCCGTGCGCACGTATTGACTGAAGGCAGCATCAAACTGACCTTCAGTGATGTGGCCGGCTGTGAAGAAGCCAAATACGAACTCCAGGAAGTCGTTGAGTTCTTAAGGAACCCCGAACGCTTCCACGCTTTGGGGGCCAGAATCCCCCACGGCATTTTGTTGGTGGGTCCTCCCGGAAGTGGGAAAACCCTCCTCGCCAAAGCGGTCGCAGGCGAAGCCAGAGTACCCTTCTTCTCGATCAGTGGCTCTGACTTCGTGGAGATGTTCGTCGGGGTGGGTGCCGCAAGGGTGCGGGACCTCTTCGAGCAGGCCAAGAAAGCCGCCCCCTGCATCGTCTTCATTGACGAAATTGACGCCGTGGGCCGCAAAAGAGGACTCAACGTCGGTGGGGGCAACGACGAAAGAGAGCAAACCCTCAACCAGCTTCTGGTCGAGATGGATGGTTTCGAAAGCAAGCACGACATCATCATCCTGGCCGCCACCAACCGCCCGGACGTGCTGGACAACGCCCTGCTGCGTCCTGGCCGTTTTGACCGTCAGGTGGTGGTGGATGCCCCAGACGTGAAGGGCAGAGAGCAGATTCTGAGGATTCACGCTCGCAAGAAGCCGCTGGACCCCAGTGTGGACCTGCATGTGGTGGCGACCCGCACCCCAGGCATGGTGGGAGCGGATCTGGAGAACCTCTTGAATGAAGCTGCGTTGATCACGGCTCGTGCAGGTCGGAAGCGGATCAACATGAAGGACATCGATGAGGCGGCAGATCGGGTGGTGATGGGTCCCGCAAGAAAATCCCGGGTCATTTCCGATAAAGACAAGAAGGTCACGGCTTACCACGAGGTGGGGCATGCACTGGCCGCAGAGAAACTGCCCAATGCAGACCGGGTCCATAAACTGACCATCGTACCGAGAGGCCGTGCTGCAGGGTACATGATGCCCATGCCCGAAGACCGCATGCACTACAGTCAAGGGGTCTTGGAGGACATGATCGCTGTTGCGCTCGCTGGACAGGTGGCAGAGGAGATCATCTTTGGTGAGATCACCACAGGGGCTTCGAGTGACTTCCAGAAGGCAACGAACATTGCCCGGAAGATGGTCACCGAATGGGGCATGAGTCCCCTGCTGGGCAAGATCGCCCATCAGGTCGAGAACGAAACCTACCTCGGCGGTTATCAGGATGCCAAAAACTACTCTGAAGAAACCGCACGCCAGATCGACCATGAAGTGAAACGCATCATCGACACCCAGTACGGCAAGATCAAAGTGATCCTTGAAGAGTACAAACCCGTGATGCACACGGTGGTGGAAACCCTGATGACCCGGGAGACCCTGTCGGGTGAGGAGTTCCGCATCCTCCTCAAAGGCGGTCAACTCCCCGACGAAGAAGACGACTCTGGCAAGGAAAGCAATCCTCCTTTCACCCCCAAATTGAATCCCGGTGGCGTGTAA